In Halarcobacter bivalviorum, a genomic segment contains:
- the mqnP gene encoding menaquinone biosynthesis prenyltransferase MqnP gives MNKLIKIMNDFNELVMFKHSIFSLPFIFIAMIVASVEINNSAWFGFKLLLLGVLAAITARNFAMGFNRYMDRDIDALNPRTENRPNVDGRVSASQMLIFNIANALGFILVSYFVNDLAFYLSVPILIIIGSYSYFKRFSYLAHVILGISLALAPIAGVVAVSETITLWSVLLSLGVMFWVAGFDLLYSLQDMEVDKKLGLHSIPSKFGAKNTMLISRVFHALTVIFWLLFAITSNSGMFIYIAVLVSAIMLSYEHYLVNKDFTKIDKAFFTVNGYLGIVFFFLVLVDSLV, from the coding sequence ATGAATAAGTTAATTAAAATTATGAATGACTTCAATGAACTTGTAATGTTCAAACACTCAATTTTCTCATTGCCTTTTATTTTTATTGCAATGATAGTAGCTTCTGTAGAGATTAATAATTCTGCATGGTTTGGATTCAAACTCTTATTATTAGGAGTATTAGCTGCAATTACAGCAAGAAACTTTGCTATGGGATTTAATAGATATATGGATAGAGATATTGATGCTTTAAATCCAAGAACTGAAAATAGACCAAATGTTGATGGAAGAGTGAGTGCCTCTCAAATGCTAATTTTTAATATTGCAAATGCTTTAGGTTTTATCCTTGTATCATATTTTGTAAATGACTTAGCATTTTATTTATCTGTTCCAATTTTAATAATTATTGGTTCATACTCTTATTTTAAAAGATTTTCTTATTTAGCACATGTAATTTTAGGAATCTCACTTGCTCTTGCTCCAATAGCAGGGGTTGTTGCAGTTAGTGAAACTATTACTCTATGGTCAGTGTTATTAAGTTTAGGTGTTATGTTTTGGGTAGCTGGATTTGACCTTTTATATTCATTACAAGATATGGAAGTAGATAAAAAACTTGGATTACATTCAATTCCAAGTAAATTTGGTGCAAAAAACACAATGCTTATATCAAGAGTTTTTCATGCATTAACTGTTATTTTTTGGCTTCTATTTGCAATAACTTCAAATAGTGGAATGTTTATTTATATAGCTGTGTTAGTTAGTGCAATAATGCTAAGTTATGAACACTATTTAGTAAATAAAGATTTTACAAAAATTGATAAAGCCTTTTTTACAGTAAATGGTTACCTTGGAATTGTTTTTTTCTTTTTAGTTTTAGTAGATTCATTAGTATAG
- a CDS encoding LL-diaminopimelate aminotransferase, translating into MFPEIEFERMKRLPNYVFAEVNNIKMEARRAGEDIIDFSMGNPDGPAPQHIVDKLKETSDKPKNHGYSASAGIYKLRLAICNWYKRKYGVDYLDPNKHACATMGSKEGYVHLVQAIVNVGDVAVVPDPTYPIHSYAFMLAGAGIHNFELPFGRDFKVDEELFFERLQKTLNESIPKVKYVLVNFPHNPSCATVEPEFYQRLVDLAKKERFYIISDIAYADITFDGYKTPSIFQAQGALDVAVESFTLSKSYNMAGWRVGFMVGNEKLIGALKRIKSWLDYGMFTPIQVAATVALDGPQECVEQHIEKYRKRRDIMIETFKDAGWDMDVPNASMFIWAKIPEKARHLGSMEFSKQLLTEAKVAVSPGVGFGHYGDGYVRIALIENEKRIRQAAKNIKKYLNSL; encoded by the coding sequence ATGTTTCCAGAAATAGAATTTGAAAGAATGAAAAGACTTCCGAACTATGTGTTTGCAGAAGTTAACAATATTAAGATGGAAGCAAGAAGAGCTGGAGAAGATATTATAGATTTTTCAATGGGGAACCCAGATGGTCCAGCTCCTCAACATATAGTTGATAAATTAAAAGAGACTTCAGATAAACCAAAAAATCATGGTTACTCTGCAAGTGCTGGTATTTATAAATTAAGATTAGCAATTTGTAATTGGTATAAAAGAAAGTATGGAGTTGACTATTTAGATCCAAATAAACATGCTTGTGCAACAATGGGAAGTAAAGAGGGATATGTACACCTTGTTCAAGCAATCGTAAATGTTGGAGATGTGGCAGTTGTTCCAGACCCAACTTATCCAATTCACTCTTATGCATTTATGTTAGCTGGTGCTGGTATCCACAATTTTGAGTTACCATTTGGTAGAGACTTTAAAGTTGATGAAGAGTTATTTTTTGAAAGATTACAAAAAACATTAAATGAATCTATTCCAAAAGTAAAATATGTATTAGTAAACTTTCCACACAACCCATCTTGTGCAACAGTTGAACCAGAATTTTATCAAAGATTAGTTGATTTAGCTAAAAAAGAGAGATTCTATATTATCTCAGATATTGCTTATGCAGATATCACTTTTGATGGATATAAAACTCCATCAATTTTCCAAGCTCAAGGTGCACTTGATGTAGCTGTTGAGTCTTTTACTCTTTCTAAGTCATATAATATGGCAGGATGGAGAGTTGGTTTTATGGTTGGAAATGAAAAACTAATTGGAGCATTAAAAAGAATTAAATCTTGGCTTGATTATGGAATGTTTACTCCTATTCAAGTTGCTGCAACAGTAGCATTAGATGGTCCTCAAGAGTGTGTAGAACAACATATTGAGAAGTATAGAAAAAGAAGAGATATAATGATTGAAACATTTAAAGATGCAGGTTGGGATATGGATGTTCCAAATGCTTCTATGTTTATTTGGGCTAAAATCCCAGAAAAAGCAAGACATCTTGGAAGTATGGAATTTTCTAAACAACTTTTAACAGAAGCAAAAGTAGCAGTAAGTCCAGGTGTTGGATTCGGTCACTATGGTGATGGATATGTTAGAATTGCTTTAATTGAAAATGAAAAAAGAATTAGACAAGCTGCAAAAAATATAAAAAAATATTTAAATAGTTTATAG
- a CDS encoding MATE family efflux transporter: MKANAHLLNDDIPTLLKQITIPASTGMFFNTMYNVVDTFYAGLISTQAISALSLSFMIFFTIVGLGYGFSSAITALIGNASGKSKRFLASLYAHKGIFFMQLVAIVLTLIGFLMSPYLFMLLGASGAYMDMALDYINIILAGTIFFMTNFALNAILVSRGDTKSYRNTLIFGFFANLVLNPLFIYGFLFIPAMGIKGIALSTVLIQLINALYLLKKVMETKLVHFEKINYFFPHKKIYKEMISQGIPSSMNMLIMSIGSLILMYFVSLYGVKAVAGYGIGFRVEQIMLLPALGLSSAVLSIVSNNYGAKKYNRVQETVNKALKYGFIIATFGIVFLYIFGKTIVSQFDSDLEVISYGYDYLVVEVLIFYAYVILFICVSTLQGIKKPKMILYIALYRQIIAKYAIAYVLVIWLALEYIYLWMGVLVMIYSAAIFAYFYTMNLLNKYKLPIK; the protein is encoded by the coding sequence TTGAAAGCAAATGCTCACTTACTAAATGATGACATTCCAACACTTTTAAAACAAATTACTATCCCAGCTAGTACTGGTATGTTTTTTAATACCATGTATAATGTTGTAGATACTTTTTATGCTGGACTTATTTCAACTCAAGCTATTTCTGCACTTTCACTTTCATTTATGATATTTTTCACAATAGTTGGATTAGGATATGGTTTTTCTTCTGCAATTACAGCATTAATAGGAAATGCAAGTGGAAAATCAAAAAGATTTTTAGCCTCTTTATATGCTCATAAGGGAATCTTTTTTATGCAACTTGTTGCCATAGTTTTAACCCTTATTGGTTTTTTAATGTCTCCCTATCTATTCATGCTACTTGGAGCTAGTGGAGCATATATGGATATGGCATTAGATTACATAAATATAATACTTGCTGGTACTATCTTTTTTATGACAAATTTTGCTCTAAATGCCATACTTGTTTCAAGGGGAGATACAAAATCTTATAGAAATACTTTAATCTTTGGATTCTTTGCAAACTTAGTTTTAAACCCTTTATTTATTTATGGATTTCTATTTATTCCAGCAATGGGAATAAAAGGAATAGCCCTTTCTACAGTTTTGATACAACTTATAAATGCTCTTTATCTTCTTAAAAAAGTTATGGAAACAAAACTTGTGCACTTTGAAAAAATAAACTACTTCTTCCCCCATAAGAAAATCTATAAAGAGATGATAAGTCAAGGTATTCCCTCTTCTATGAATATGCTTATTATGTCTATTGGTTCACTTATTCTAATGTATTTTGTATCTTTATATGGAGTAAAAGCCGTTGCAGGATATGGTATAGGCTTTAGAGTTGAACAGATTATGCTTTTACCTGCACTTGGACTTAGTTCTGCTGTATTATCAATTGTTTCAAATAATTATGGAGCTAAAAAGTATAATAGAGTTCAAGAGACAGTTAATAAAGCTTTAAAATATGGTTTTATAATTGCCACCTTTGGAATAGTCTTTTTATATATTTTTGGGAAAACTATTGTTTCTCAGTTTGATTCAGATTTAGAAGTTATCTCTTATGGATATGATTATTTAGTTGTGGAAGTTTTAATTTTTTATGCTTATGTAATTCTATTTATTTGTGTGTCAACACTACAAGGAATTAAAAAACCTAAGATGATTTTATACATAGCTTTATATAGACAAATCATAGCTAAATATGCTATTGCTTATGTACTTGTAATTTGGCTTGCTTTAGAGTATATCTATCTTTGGATGGGGGTTCTTGTTATGATTTATTCTGCAGCTATCTTTGCATATTTTTATACAATGAATCTTCTAAATAAATATAAACTTCCTATTAAATAG
- the rsmI gene encoding 16S rRNA (cytidine(1402)-2'-O)-methyltransferase: MLTLVPTPIGNLDDISKRAITALLEAELIYCEDTRVTKKLLQLLSERENLDFNCKDFKSFHSHNEKQILKNLSIEDFNKNIVYVSDAGMPCVSDPGASLVQYCIENSLDYDVIPGANAVLTAFAMSGFLNTEFTFFGFLAHKGKERREKLTKVMQSNTLSILYESPHRLLKTLEEIKDIDENRTIFLAKELTKLHQKSFKDSAINIYETFLSENIRGEWVIVIEPTQTLGENLEFADIESLDIAPKIKAKLLAKMTGKSVKEIYQQLLDKI, encoded by the coding sequence TTGCTTACATTAGTTCCAACTCCTATAGGGAATTTAGATGATATTTCTAAAAGAGCAATAACTGCTCTTTTGGAGGCGGAACTAATTTATTGCGAAGATACAAGAGTAACCAAAAAACTACTTCAACTTCTAAGTGAAAGAGAAAACTTAGATTTTAACTGCAAAGATTTTAAATCTTTCCATTCTCATAATGAAAAACAAATCTTAAAAAACTTATCTATAGAAGATTTTAATAAAAATATTGTTTATGTTAGTGATGCAGGAATGCCTTGTGTTTCAGACCCAGGAGCTTCACTAGTTCAATATTGTATAGAAAACTCTTTAGACTATGATGTAATACCAGGAGCAAATGCTGTTTTAACTGCTTTTGCAATGAGTGGTTTTTTAAATACTGAATTTACTTTTTTTGGTTTTTTAGCTCATAAAGGAAAAGAGCGAAGAGAAAAACTAACAAAGGTAATGCAAAGTAATACCTTATCAATTCTTTATGAATCACCACATAGACTTTTAAAGACTTTAGAAGAGATAAAAGATATAGATGAAAACCGAACAATCTTTTTAGCAAAAGAACTTACAAAACTTCATCAAAAAAGCTTTAAAGATAGTGCAATAAATATCTATGAAACATTCCTTTCAGAAAATATAAGAGGAGAATGGGTTATTGTTATTGAACCTACCCAAACTTTAGGGGAAAATTTAGAATTTGCTGATATTGAATCTTTAGATATTGCACCAAAAATAAAAGCAAAACTTCTTGCTAAAATGACAGGCAAAAGTGTGAAAGAGATTTATCAACAACTTTTAGATAAAATCTAG
- a CDS encoding homoserine dehydrogenase, with translation MRIGILGVGTVGASVANILKDNKDIITARAGVELEPVIGLVNNLNKERNVSIKLTTDVDEILNDESIDIIVELMGGIEKPYEVVKKALEKGKAVVTANKALLAYHRYELQDLAGDTPFEYEAAVAGGIPIINALRDGLTANHIESIRGIMNGTCNYMLTKMINEGVDYHTILAEAQELGYAEADPTFDVGGFDAAHKLLILGSIAYGIDAKPEDILIEGIENIAPADIDFASEFNYSIKLLTIAKKVGTKIELRVHPVLISNDEMIAKVDGVMNGVSVIGDKVGETMYYGPGAGGDATASAVIANIVDIARRGKGSPMLGFESSHGENLTLMPKEEIQTKYYLRLKIEDKAGVLAKVSNIFADKNISIEKMIQKPLKNNCAHLLLSTHTCIEKDINEALKTLEDTSVVTDKPVMIRIED, from the coding sequence ATGAGAATAGGAATACTTGGTGTTGGAACAGTAGGTGCAAGTGTTGCAAATATACTAAAAGACAATAAAGATATTATCACAGCAAGAGCAGGTGTTGAATTAGAACCCGTAATAGGTTTAGTAAATAATCTAAACAAAGAAAGAAATGTATCAATTAAATTAACAACTGATGTTGATGAGATTTTAAATGATGAATCAATTGATATTATTGTTGAGCTTATGGGTGGAATTGAAAAGCCTTATGAAGTAGTAAAAAAAGCTTTAGAAAAAGGAAAAGCTGTAGTTACTGCAAATAAAGCACTTCTTGCATATCATAGATATGAACTTCAAGATTTAGCAGGAGATACTCCTTTTGAATATGAAGCTGCTGTTGCTGGAGGTATTCCAATTATTAATGCATTAAGAGATGGTTTAACAGCAAATCATATTGAATCAATTAGAGGTATCATGAATGGTACTTGTAACTATATGCTTACAAAAATGATTAACGAAGGTGTAGATTACCATACTATTCTAGCAGAAGCACAAGAATTAGGTTATGCAGAAGCTGACCCTACTTTTGATGTGGGTGGATTTGATGCTGCACACAAACTTCTTATTTTAGGTTCTATTGCATATGGAATTGATGCAAAACCAGAAGATATTTTAATTGAAGGTATTGAGAATATTGCTCCTGCGGATATTGATTTTGCAAGTGAGTTTAACTATTCAATCAAACTTTTAACAATTGCTAAAAAAGTTGGAACTAAAATTGAACTAAGAGTTCATCCAGTTTTAATTTCAAATGATGAAATGATTGCAAAAGTTGATGGAGTAATGAATGGAGTTTCTGTTATTGGTGATAAAGTTGGTGAGACAATGTATTATGGACCAGGAGCAGGAGGAGATGCAACTGCTTCAGCTGTAATTGCAAATATTGTTGATATTGCAAGAAGAGGAAAAGGTTCTCCGATGCTTGGATTTGAGTCTTCTCATGGAGAAAACTTAACTTTAATGCCAAAGGAAGAAATTCAAACTAAATATTATCTAAGACTTAAAATTGAAGATAAAGCAGGTGTTTTAGCAAAAGTATCAAATATCTTTGCAGATAAAAATATCTCTATTGAAAAAATGATTCAAAAGCCACTTAAAAATAATTGTGCACATCTTCTTCTTTCAACTCATACTTGTATTGAAAAAGATATAAATGAAGCACTTAAAACACTTGAAGATACAAGTGTAGTAACAGATAAGCCTGTAATGATTAGAATTGAGGATTAA
- a CDS encoding bifunctional GNAT family N-acetyltransferase/carbon-nitrogen hydrolase family protein codes for MDSAHIEKIELVYLKKEDHESICKLMEDEYRYLDDSSWSKEEYESLIEKFPKGQVAIKIDDKFAGFALCIIVDYTKFSDSHSYKQITGNYTFNTHDDNGNMLYGIDIFINKKYRGLRLGRRLYDFRKELCEELNLEGIIFGGRIPNYSKYANEISPKEYILKVKQREIYDPVLNFQLSNDFYVRRVIKNYLEGDIQSKEYACLLAWDNIYYSKPTIEPMAQKKVIRLGLIQWQMRLYKNYEEVIEQAEYFIDAVSGYRSDFALFPEFFNAPLMAEFNHLSEADAIRELAKYTNRFKEDFSKLAIAYNINIITGSMPELKNGILNNVGFVCKRDGTIEKYAKMHVTPDEQKVWGLKGSDEIRAFDTDCGKIGVLICYDSEFPELGRLLAKEGVHILFVPFLTDTQNGYSRVKICAQARAIENECYVAIAGCVGNLPKVENMDIQYAQSAVFTPCDFAFPANGIKAESTPNTEMILIADVDIELLTELHNLGSVNNLKDRRTDIYDVIKF; via the coding sequence ATGGATAGTGCTCATATTGAAAAAATAGAACTTGTGTATTTAAAAAAAGAGGATCATGAAAGCATCTGCAAACTTATGGAAGATGAATATAGATATTTAGATGATTCATCATGGAGTAAAGAGGAGTATGAATCATTAATAGAAAAGTTTCCTAAGGGTCAAGTTGCTATAAAAATTGATGACAAATTTGCTGGTTTTGCTTTATGTATAATAGTTGACTATACAAAGTTTAGTGATTCTCATAGCTATAAACAAATTACAGGAAACTATACTTTTAATACACATGATGACAATGGAAATATGTTATATGGAATAGATATTTTTATAAATAAAAAATATAGAGGATTAAGACTTGGAAGAAGGTTATATGATTTCAGAAAAGAACTTTGTGAAGAACTTAATTTAGAAGGAATAATATTTGGAGGTAGAATTCCAAACTACTCAAAATATGCAAATGAAATTTCTCCAAAAGAGTATATTTTAAAAGTTAAACAAAGAGAGATTTACGACCCAGTACTTAATTTTCAACTATCAAATGATTTTTATGTAAGAAGAGTAATTAAAAACTATCTTGAAGGAGATATTCAAAGTAAAGAGTACGCTTGTTTATTAGCATGGGATAATATCTATTATTCTAAACCTACTATAGAACCAATGGCTCAAAAAAAAGTTATACGATTAGGTCTTATACAATGGCAGATGAGACTTTACAAAAATTATGAAGAAGTAATAGAACAAGCTGAATATTTTATTGATGCTGTTTCTGGATATAGAAGTGATTTTGCTCTTTTCCCTGAATTTTTCAATGCTCCATTAATGGCAGAATTCAACCACCTAAGTGAAGCCGATGCTATAAGAGAACTTGCAAAATACACAAATAGATTTAAAGAAGATTTTTCAAAATTAGCAATTGCTTATAATATTAATATTATTACAGGAAGTATGCCTGAACTTAAAAATGGAATACTTAATAATGTAGGCTTTGTTTGTAAAAGAGATGGTACTATTGAAAAATATGCAAAAATGCACGTAACCCCTGATGAACAAAAAGTTTGGGGGCTAAAAGGTTCTGATGAAATTAGAGCTTTTGATACTGATTGTGGGAAAATAGGTGTTCTTATCTGTTATGATAGTGAATTTCCTGAACTTGGAAGATTGCTTGCTAAAGAGGGAGTTCATATTTTATTTGTGCCTTTTTTAACAGATACTCAAAATGGATACTCAAGGGTTAAAATATGTGCACAAGCAAGAGCTATTGAAAATGAGTGTTATGTTGCAATTGCAGGTTGTGTAGGAAATCTTCCAAAAGTAGAAAATATGGATATTCAATATGCACAATCAGCTGTATTTACTCCTTGTGATTTTGCCTTCCCTGCAAATGGTATAAAAGCTGAATCTACTCCAAATACAGAAATGATATTAATTGCCGATGTAGATATTGAACTTCTTACAGAACTTCATAATTTAGGTAGTGTAAATAATCTAAAAGACAGAAGAACTGATATCTATGATGTAATTAAGTTCTAA
- the rlmB gene encoding 23S rRNA (guanosine(2251)-2'-O)-methyltransferase RlmB — protein sequence MIIYGKQVVLYVLDKHPNLIEEVMFSKELEPKLFKRFANLNKKIIKLDNKKAQSLAKGGNHQGFFLKLKEFETINLKEIKNSNFILVLDGLTDVGNIGAICRTAYSLGVDAIIASNVKQLNYEGIARTSSGALFDIPFCQTQNILDVLNELKQNNFTLMGASMDGESLKEFKNESEKTALFLGSEGFGLSNKVVKKLDKKISIEMSNGFDSLNVSVAGGILIYNLIK from the coding sequence ATGATTATATACGGCAAACAAGTAGTACTTTATGTACTAGATAAACACCCTAACCTCATAGAAGAGGTAATGTTCTCAAAAGAACTAGAACCAAAACTTTTTAAAAGATTTGCAAATCTAAATAAAAAAATTATCAAATTAGATAATAAAAAAGCACAAAGCTTAGCAAAAGGTGGGAATCATCAAGGTTTCTTCTTAAAACTTAAAGAGTTTGAAACAATAAACTTAAAAGAGATAAAAAACTCTAACTTTATTCTTGTGCTTGATGGCTTAACAGATGTTGGAAATATCGGTGCTATTTGTAGAACTGCTTATTCACTTGGAGTTGATGCAATTATTGCTTCAAATGTTAAACAACTAAATTATGAAGGTATTGCAAGGACAAGTAGTGGTGCTTTATTTGATATACCATTTTGCCAAACACAAAATATTTTAGATGTTTTAAATGAATTAAAACAAAATAATTTTACTCTAATGGGTGCTTCTATGGATGGAGAAAGCCTAAAAGAGTTTAAAAATGAAAGTGAAAAAACTGCACTATTTTTAGGAAGTGAAGGTTTTGGACTTTCTAATAAAGTAGTTAAAAAACTTGACAAAAAAATATCTATAGAGATGTCTAATGGCTTTGATTCATTAAATGTTTCTGTAGCAGGTGGAATATTAATTTACAACTTAATTAAATAA
- the rpmE gene encoding 50S ribosomal protein L31 — translation MKKEIHPDYKDCTVSCACGNTFETKSNVESMRIDICSACHPFFTGEQKIVDAAGRVEKFKAKYAQK, via the coding sequence GTGAAAAAAGAAATTCACCCAGATTATAAAGATTGTACAGTAAGTTGTGCGTGTGGAAACACATTTGAAACTAAGTCAAACGTTGAGTCAATGAGAATTGACATTTGTTCTGCTTGTCACCCATTCTTCACAGGTGAGCAAAAAATCGTTGATGCTGCTGGTAGAGTAGAGAAATTCAAAGCTAAATACGCACAAAAATAA
- a CDS encoding DUF1641 domain-containing protein, which produces MSEKVEVLKTKEMQELEEKFAMLVQTGRIDNIIDLLAVVSDNIEMTTAPMVDKMVGTIDNLATAGFITQNAVRYANREIKKNEVPSLFGLLKLLKDEDTRKGLAFVLHLTKGIGKQV; this is translated from the coding sequence ATGAGTGAAAAAGTAGAAGTTTTAAAAACGAAAGAAATGCAAGAACTTGAAGAAAAGTTTGCAATGTTAGTTCAAACGGGAAGAATTGATAATATTATTGATTTATTGGCAGTTGTTTCAGATAATATTGAGATGACAACAGCTCCAATGGTAGATAAAATGGTTGGAACAATTGATAATTTAGCAACAGCAGGGTTTATTACTCAAAATGCTGTTCGATATGCAAATAGAGAAATAAAGAAAAATGAAGTACCATCTTTATTTGGATTACTTAAGTTGCTAAAAGATGAGGATACAAGAAAAGGCTTAGCTTTTGTTCTTCATTTGACAAAAGGGATTGGAAAACAAGTTTAA
- the miaA gene encoding tRNA (adenosine(37)-N6)-dimethylallyltransferase MiaA, whose product MKELAIIGSTASGKTGLSLDIASKTNSIILSLDSLSVYKEIDIASAKPTKEERGDIIHFGIDEVYPNEQYDVVEFFESYKKAKNYAKEKEKNLIIVGGTGFYLKALVEGLSTGVEKDIKLDISLEEAYELLHSLDKNYMEKIAKNDKYRIEKAYSIYKQSNLAPSEYFEKNPKIPLAKDLKIFEIVWEREELRKRIELRTAQMMKEGIIDEVIYLEKKYRRAPNCMASIGIIETLEYLDGKLTKKELEEKIALNTAKLAKRQNTFNKGQFKEKTSNIIENLNSDIIKYFSL is encoded by the coding sequence ATGAAAGAACTTGCAATTATTGGCTCAACAGCCTCAGGAAAAACTGGCTTATCTTTAGATATAGCTTCAAAAACTAATTCAATTATTTTATCTCTTGATTCTTTATCAGTTTATAAAGAGATTGATATTGCTTCTGCCAAACCAACAAAAGAAGAGAGAGGGGATATTATACATTTTGGTATTGATGAAGTTTATCCAAATGAGCAATATGATGTTGTTGAATTTTTTGAATCTTATAAAAAAGCAAAAAACTATGCTAAAGAAAAAGAGAAAAACCTTATTATCGTAGGAGGTACAGGTTTTTATTTAAAAGCTTTAGTTGAAGGCCTTTCTACTGGTGTGGAAAAAGATATAAAACTTGATATCTCTTTAGAAGAAGCCTATGAGCTATTACATTCTCTTGATAAAAACTATATGGAAAAAATTGCAAAGAATGATAAATATAGAATAGAAAAAGCTTACTCTATTTATAAACAATCAAATCTAGCTCCAAGTGAATATTTTGAAAAAAATCCTAAAATTCCTCTAGCAAAAGATTTAAAAATTTTTGAAATTGTTTGGGAAAGAGAAGAGCTAAGAAAAAGAATTGAATTAAGAACAGCTCAAATGATGAAAGAAGGAATAATAGATGAAGTAATTTATCTAGAAAAAAAATATAGAAGAGCACCAAATTGTATGGCTTCAATTGGTATCATTGAAACTTTAGAATATTTAGATGGAAAGCTTACAAAAAAAGAGTTAGAAGAAAAAATTGCCCTAAACACAGCTAAATTAGCAAAAAGACAAAATACCTTTAACAAGGGTCAATTTAAAGAGAAAACTTCTAATATTATAGAAAACTTAAATTCAGATATCATTAAGTATTTTTCGCTATAA
- a CDS encoding NAD(P)/FAD-dependent oxidoreductase: MKKKILIVGGGTAGTMTANNLAKKLMYEIDKDEVEITMISNSKYHYYRPGAMYVAFHKASGHEFVREQRTLLMPEVKFLVDEAIEIDTNSNYVKGKSGTKYSYDFVILATGCEVAVDRIPGLKEGGNWFYSYDGAKKLAEKFAELKKGRVLVTVNFPKTPDVPHQCGIAPIETTIMLHDYLKEQGIREDIEIIYTYPKVAQAVTDGLFLQGPTSKVLPSIFDGIGVKYKTSFTLNKVDPEKKIAYSEEGEEIEFDILMSTPPFIATKFIRESGLSKAVDDEGWLPTDKKTLKVKGYENIYTLGDTVDLPVSKAGGTIHNQTDVVADNIASEIRYGYPTESYDGKVIAIAQMGLSCGMPLWYDYKEDVQPTPCSKLGSFVRKGFNMGIYWAAARGMV; the protein is encoded by the coding sequence ATGAAGAAAAAAATTCTTATTGTTGGTGGTGGTACAGCAGGTACTATGACAGCAAATAATTTAGCAAAAAAATTGATGTATGAAATTGATAAAGATGAAGTTGAAATTACGATGATTTCAAATTCAAAATATCATTATTATAGACCAGGTGCTATGTATGTGGCTTTTCATAAAGCATCTGGTCATGAATTTGTAAGAGAACAAAGAACTCTTTTAATGCCTGAAGTAAAATTCTTAGTAGATGAAGCTATAGAAATAGATACTAATAGTAATTATGTAAAAGGTAAAAGTGGAACTAAATATAGTTATGACTTTGTTATTCTTGCTACTGGTTGTGAAGTAGCAGTAGATAGAATACCTGGATTAAAAGAGGGTGGGAATTGGTTCTATTCTTATGATGGAGCAAAAAAATTAGCAGAAAAGTTTGCCGAATTAAAAAAAGGAAGAGTTTTAGTAACGGTTAACTTTCCTAAAACTCCTGATGTCCCACATCAATGTGGTATTGCCCCTATTGAAACAACAATTATGTTACATGATTATTTAAAAGAACAAGGTATAAGAGAAGATATTGAGATTATTTATACATATCCAAAAGTAGCACAAGCAGTAACAGATGGACTTTTTCTACAAGGCCCTACATCTAAAGTTTTACCTTCAATCTTTGATGGTATAGGTGTAAAGTATAAAACAAGTTTTACATTAAATAAAGTTGATCCAGAGAAAAAAATTGCATATTCTGAAGAAGGTGAAGAGATTGAGTTTGATATATTAATGTCAACTCCTCCTTTTATTGCAACTAAGTTTATTAGAGAATCAGGTTTATCTAAAGCAGTAGATGATGAAGGGTGGTTACCAACTGATAAAAAGACTCTTAAGGTTAAAGGCTATGAGAATATTTATACTTTAGGAGATACAGTTGATTTACCAGTCTCTAAAGCAGGTGGAACAATTCATAATCAAACAGATGTTGTTGCAGATAATATTGCTTCTGAAATAAGATATGGATATCCAACAGAAAGTTATGATGGAAAAGTTATTGCAATTGCTCAGATGGGATTGTCTTGTGGTATGCCTTTATGGTATGACTATAAAGAAGATGTACAGCCAACACCTTGTAGTAAATTAGGTAGTTTTGTTAGAAAAGGTTTTAACATGGGTATTTATTGGGCAGCAGCTCGAGGAATGGTATAG